From Orenia metallireducens:
TTAGAAAAGAATCAGATAACTTATAAAGATATTTTAGATAAAAAGTATAATCAGTTTATCTATGAAGATAATTATTTGAAAAAAGGTTTAACTGGAAATATTTTTAGTGATAATGAAAAAGACTTTAAAGATAATTATTTAATCTTATCAAGTAAGTATCAAGACCATCAATTTTTCAGCTCTACTTATAATATTTTAGAAGGAAGTTTAGAAGATAAAAAAGGAGATAAAGTAGACTTATTATTAAAACTACTTAACTTAAAAGAAGATAAAGATCCTAGTGATAAGTTTGAATATTTGGCTGGTTTTGGAGCTAGAAAAGATTATGGTGATGGTAATAAGGGAATTGGAGATATTTTGATTAATGGTCATAAAGTGGGTCAAAATTTAAATTTAAAGAAGAAACTTGTTCGAGAAGAAGATGAGAGAGTAGAGTATGAGGAAGAGATTTATAAGGATGAGGATAAAAAAGAGGTTCTCTTTACTGTAGAATATAAATATTATCCTAAATCGAACAATCTAATTATAAATTATGGAAAAGGAGATTCTTTAAAGATTGAAAACTTTAAAAATAATGATTATGGAATCTTCTTGCCAAAGGTTTATAATGTAGTACATGGTAGCTTTGGTTCTAATAAGCAAGGTGTTGGTGAGCCAGCCTTTGTACAAGAAACTGAAGAAATAAAAGAGTATTTAGGTAAAGGCGGAGAAGCGATAACATTAGATGGTCAAGTAATAGGAAGAGAGATTGAATTTATAGGAGAAGCTGGTTCTGCTCAAGGCAAAGAATATTACCTTTATTCTGATAAGGAATTTGAAGATATATATTATCTGTATACATTGGATGGAAATATGGTATTAATTCAATATGGAGATTATTCAGGTAATCAAGGGGAGGTTTTATATAAAAACTCTATTTTAATAGAAGATTTCAAAAATGGAGATTTTGGATTAAGATTTGAAGTTGAATATCCAGTTTTATATGGAAGGGATAATGTAGTAAATGTAAACAATTATCATAAAGAATATAAGTTTGATGAAGGGAACAATTGTTATATCTATAACGATTCTAATGGGGAAGGAACTATCTTTATAAATGGCTCTAGTAGTAGAGAAGTAGATATTAGGAACTATTTAAGAAATAATAAGCAGAATGAATTTAAAGACAATTATAGGAATTATTATTTATTAAAAGGTACTACTTTAACTATAAAATATGGACAGACGCTAGTTATTTCTGATCCTGAAGGAACAGTTCAGAAGAATAAAGAAGAGGGATACACTATAGAAATCAAAAAATTTAGAAACGGAGATTATGGTATTAATTTACCAATTCAGATAGGCTATTTAAGTGGGAGTGGAGGACAGAGTGCTTAAGATAAGGAGGCTTTTATTATGGAGATAGTATATGGTTTTAAGAAGGACAAAAATAATGATTATAAAGAAGATAGCAAACAAAGAGAAGGGAAAGCTAAAATAAAACTTGGTGATACTTTAATAGGTAAAGGAATAAAAGCTAAAGAGAATTCGAAAAATGAGTATATTGATATTTATGGCAATGAGTATGAAAAACTATCTAATGATGAGTTGATGATTATAATTAATTCAGAAGAAGATCTGAAAGGTAGTCAATTGCCGATAGAAAATTTCCAAGAAGGAGATTTTGGTTTATGGCTTGAAGAACCAGCTCCTTATTACTTAGAAGGTGATAAGATAGTTACTAAAGATGGGAAAAAGGCTTCTAAGGAGGATGTTTTAGCTTTAGAAGAGAATAAATTCCTAGATGAAGATAATAGAATTCAAAATGAGTTCTTATGGATTTATGCTGGAGAGAAGATAAAATTTCCTGAGGAAGTAAAGGAAGAACAAACTCAAGAAGAAGAGAGTCAAAAAGATAAACAAGACCAAAGTACTACTAGGACTGTGGCAGGAGGTACAAGCAGTAGCAGTCAATCCAAGTCAGAAAATCAAGAGAGTAATAAGCAAGAAAGTAAAGAGAGTAGCTCTCCTACTAGCTTAGGGGCTAGTGGAAGTAAGTTATATGTCTGTGCAGGGGCTAAGTTAGAGTGTAGTCAAGGCGACAAAGAAGGGTCACTAAAAGTGGTAGCAGGTCATAACATTAAGATGCAAGGTAACTTGGTAGCTACTATGATGGATTATAAGCCTATGGCTAATATTCAGCCCTTTGGTAAATGCAAGAGCATGGCTAATCCTACGGTAGCAGCAGCTACAGCGGCTAATAAAGGAAAATTAAAGCCGATGCCTTGTGTACCCAATATCGTAGCACCTTGGACAGGTGGGAAGACAGATGTTAAGGTAGCAGGAAATCCTGCTTTGTTGGAAAGCTCCAAATTGACCTGTGCCTATGCAGGGATGATAAAGATTACTGATCCAGGTCAAGGTTTAGTTAAGGGATAGGTATGTATTTTTATAAGTAAAGATATCTTTTTAATTATTACAAAAATCATTACATAATTCCCAGTCCTCTCTGGGTTTATCAACTCTTTGTGCCCTACAGGTAATAAAATACCCTACGAGTAATAAGTTTCAATTACTCTTCGTACAAAACAAGTAAGGTGAGCTTCTCCTAATTTTAGGAGATATTTTTTATTGCGAAGTGGTCGTTAGACCTAGAGAGAAGAGGAAAGATAAAAGAGAAAAAACTCCCACTTTTCCTCAGATAAGAAGAGACTGGGCGGTAGCCCATTTTACTCTTGTCCTTTAACATAGTAAATTAATAAAATATACGAATATTAATAATTTAAAAATCATTAAAATTCGACTTATCGTTGACTTTTATTTAATTGTTTGCTATCATATTAATGTTGAATAATAATTTACTAACATTGAATCTTGGTTATTAACTATTGTTTATAAATTACTAGCTTATTTTAAATTTTATAAATGATAGTTAGTAACTGAAGTTTTTGATGATACAGTATTAAAATTAACTGCTAGGAGGATAGATAAATGATAAATAGATATACTTTGCCAAAGATGCAGAAAATTTGGGATGAAGAGAATAAATTTAATAAATGGTTGGATATTGAAATAGCAGTCTGTGAAGCTTTAACAGAGACTGGAGAGATACCTCAAGATGATATGGATAAAATTAGAGAGAATGCATCCTTTAGTGTAGATAGAATTAAAGAGATAGAAAGAGAGACTCGCCATGATATTTTGGCCTTCTTAACAGCTGTTGCAGAAAGTTTAGGAGAGGAATCCAAGTATATACATATGGGTTTGACATCCTCTGATGTTAAAGATACTGCACGGGCTTTACAGATGAAAGAGAGTTTAGAGCTGATATTAGATGATTTGCAGGAATTAAAGCAGGCTTTAGCTAGGCAAGCTAAAAAATATAAGATGAGAGTAATGATTGGACGGACCCATGGAGTACATGCTGAGCCAGTTACTTTAGGATTAAAGTTGGCTAACTGGTACTCAGAGGTTAATCGCCATATTGAACGGGTGGAACAATTGCTAGAGAGAATTAGTGTAGGGAAGATATCTGGAGCAGTAGGAACTTTTGCTAATATTAGTCCCAAGGTAGAAGAGTTAGCTTGTAAAAAACTAGGGATAAGAGCTGCTGCAATCTCTTCTCAGATTTTACAAAGAGACCGTCATGCTGAATACTTAAGTGTATTGGCTATTATCGCTAGTTCTTTAGATAAGTTTGCTACAGAGATTCGTAACTTACAGAGAACGGATATTTTAGAGATTGAAGAGAGCTTCAAAAAAGGTCAAAAAGGTTCTTCAGCAATGCCTCATAAGAAGAATCCAATTACTTGTGAAAGAATTTCCGGATTATCTAGAGTTCTTAAAGCAAATGCTAATGTAGGTTTTGATAATGTAAATCTATGGCATGAGCGTGATTTGACCCATTCTTCTCCTGAAAGGATAGTTTTACCTGATAGTAGTACTTTGATTGATTATATGTTAAATAAATTTACTGATGTAGTCGATAATTTAGCTGTATATGAAGAGAATATGGAAGCTAATTTAGCTAAGACTAAGGGGCTTATCTTCTCGCAGAAAGTAATGCTCTCTTTAGTAGATAAAGGACTATTAAGAGATGATGCTTATGCTATCGTACAACGTAATGCTCTTAAAGCTTGGAATAGTGAGAAGACCTTTAAAGAATTATTATTAGCAGATAGTGAACTAATGGAACATATGAATAAAGAAGAAGTAGAGCAGATATTTGATTATTCTTATCATTTAAAGAATATAGATGTGATTTATCAAAGACTTGGACTTGAATAATAATTTATAATTGACAATGTACAATAGATAAGCGTAAAGAGAGCTAATAATATTATTTATTTTTTAATAATAGATTTTAATTATAAATTGTAAAATGTACATTGTACATTTTACATTTAGGGAGGCTTGTTAAATGTCAACTATAGTTGTAGTAGGGACTCAATGGGGAGACGAAGGAAAAGGTAAAATAACTGATATGATTGGTAAAGAGGCTGACTTAGTAGTTCGTTATCAAGGTGGTAATAATGCTGGTCATACTGTAGTAGTAGGTGATAAAGAATATAAGCTACATCTAATTCCTTCTGGGATTCTTTATGATGATACTAAATGTGTAATAGGTAATGGTGTAGTTGTAGATCCTAAAGTATTAATTGAAGAGCTAGACTATTTGGCTAAAAAGGAAGTAGAGGTTAATAATTTATATATTAGTTCTAAAGCTCATATAATTATGCCATATCACAGAGTATTGGATAAGGCAGAAGAGATGAGAAAGGGCAATAGTAAGATTGGAACTACTGGTAAAGGAATTGGGCCAGTATATATGGATAAGATTGGAAGAATGGGTATTAGAATGGAAGATCTATTAGATACTGATATCTTTAGAACAAAGGTTGAAGAAGCTGTTGAGCTAAAGAACTTAATCTTAGATAAGGTATATGGATTAGATACCTTTGATGCTGGTAAGATAGTTGAAGAATACTTAACTTATGCTGAAAGGATTAAAGATTATATTACCGATACTTCATTATTGATTAATCAAGAGATTGAGAAGGGTAATAACATCTTATTTGAAGGTGCTCAAGGAACTCTTTTAGATATTGATCATGGTACTTATCCATTCGTAACATCATCTAACCCAACAACTGGTGGGGTTTGTAGTGGTACAGGTGTGGGACCTACTAAGATAAATGAAGTATTGGGGATAGTTAAGGCTTATACTACCCGTGTAGGTGAAGGACCATTTCCTGCTGAATTAACAGGTGAGATGGGTGAATATCTAAGAAAGGTAGGTCATGAATTTGGTACAACTACTGGACGAGCTCGTCGTTGTGGCTGGTTTGATGCTGTAATTGTAAAATATGCTGCTCGAATTAATGGGTTGACTAGTTTAGCAATTACTAAGTTAGATGTACTAGATGAATTAGCGGAGATTGAAATCTGTACTGGTTATGATTATCAAGGTGAGATCATTACAGAATTCCCAACTAAAGAGGAAATATTAAAAGAATGTAAACCGGTATATGAGACCTTACCTGGATGGCAGTCTAAAACAAGTGATATTGAAGCTTATGATAAATTACCTGAGAATGCTAAGAAGTATTTAGAACGCATCTCTGAATTAACAGGAGTTAAAATATCCATTATATCACTAGGACCAAAAAGAAAACAAACAATTGTATTAGATAACTTATTAGACTAAGAATAATTATTAAATAAAATAAGGCTTTAATTATTTGATATTTATTGATAGATTGGATATAATAAAAGTATAAAAGAATATAAAAGATTATACAACTGGCGGAAAGCATGGAATTAACCATGGGGGAGTATAATCTATTTAAAAATCGCCCGCCTGGATAATGAATTATTAATCATTATTCAGGCGGGCTTATTTTTTGTTAAAATTTATTCAAATTGAACCTTGATAAATAAATAACATAAAAAATGTTGTTGAAATTGTTATTTGAGTTTGAATTGTGTGAAAATTTTATGTTTTCACTAAAAAACTAATTTAATTGACTATAAAAATAGCTTATGTTATTATTTAAACAAGATATATAGTTATTATCACTGCAAATAAATGATAATTTTTTAACAATATAATATTAAATGATAAGTGTGACATAATTCACATCTTATTTATGGAAAGTATGGTAATATAAATTATAATAGTTTTGATAAAGAGATTCATTATTAATGATTCTGGAATTGATTGAAATTAGAATCATTATATGTTATAATCTGTTCATAACGATAATTATTATCATTTAATTATATAAGAATATAGGATGAGGGGGATTACAATGGCTAACTTTAAGAGTGGTAAATGGGAACAAGAGATTGATGTTAGGGATTTTGTCCAAAAGAATTATACTCCTTATGAAGGTGATGACTCTTTTTTAGCAGGGCCTACTGAAAGAACTACAAAGATTTGGGAAAAATGTTCTGAATTAATCTGGAAAGAGATTGAAAATGGTGGAGTTTTAGATGTTGATGTTGATACAGTAGCTGATATAAATGCTTACGATGCAGGATATATAGATAAAGATCTAGAGAAGATTGTTGGATTGCAGACTGATGCACCTTTAAAGAGAACTTTAAATGTTTATGGTGGAATCAGAATGGCCAATCAAGCTGCTGAAGCTTATGGGTATAGCGTAAATGATAAGATTAAGGAGATTTTTACTACCTATAGAAAGACTCATAATGACGGTGTATTTGATGTATATACTCCTGAATTAAGAGAGATTCGCCGTTCTGGTGTAATTACTGGTTTACCAGATGCTTATGGGCGTGGAAGAATTATCGGTGATTATAGAAGGGTAGCTTTATATGGAATAGATAAATTAATTGAAGCTAAACAAGAGGATAAAGCTCACTTAACTGGACCAATGACTGAGGAGGTTATTCGTCTAAGAGAAGAGATATCTGATCAAATTAGAGCTTTAAAGAAATTAAAAGGATTAGGAGAGACTTATGGATTAGACTTAGGTCGTCCAGCGGAGAATGCTTATGAAGCAATTCAATGGACTTATATGGGATACTTAGCAGCTATCCAAGAGAATAACGGTGCTGCAATGTCCTTAGGTAGAGTTTCTGAATTCTTTGATATCTATATTGAAAATGATATTGCAGAAGGTAAATTAACAGAAGAAGAAGCTCAAGAGTTAGTTGATGACTTTGTAGTTAAATTAAGATTAGCTCGTCAATTAAGAACACCATCTTATAATGATTTATTCAGTGGAGATCCACTTTGGGTAACTCTAGTAGTTGGTGGAATGGGTATTGATGGTCGTCCATTAGTAAGTAAAACAAGCTTTAGAATTTTAAATACATTATACAACTTAGGACCAGCTCCAGAACCAAACTTAACAGTTTTATGGTCTGAAAGACTGCCAGTAGGATTTAAGAATTTCTGCGCTAAAGTTTCTAAAGATACAAGCTCTGTTCAATACGAAAATGATTGTATTATGAGACCTAACTTTGGTGATGACTACGGTATTGCATGTTGTGTATCTGCTATGGATTCTGGTAAAGAGATTCAATACTTTGGAGCTAGATGTAACTTACCTAAAACATTACTTTATGCATTAAATGGTGGACGTGATGAGAAGACTGGTGTACAGGTAGGACCAGAGTTTACTCCTTATACTGGAGAAGTTCTAGAATTTAATAAAGTAATGGATCAATTTGATAGATTCCTAGACTGGTTGACTGAGCAGTATGTAGATGCATTAAATATCATTCACTATATGCATGATAAGTATGCTTATGAAGCTGTACAGATGGCACTACATGATAGTGAAGTAGGAAGAATTATGGGATTTGGTGTAGCAGGATTATCAATTATTGCTGACTCCTTAAGTGCTATTAAATATGCTAAAGTTAAACCTATTAAAAATGAAGAAGGAATTATTGTTGACTTTGAAATCGAAGGTGATTTTCCTAAATATGGTAACGATGATGACCGTGTAGATAGTTTAGCTGTAGATGTTGTTAAGAGATTTATGACTAAGTTACAAAAGCATAAGCTATATAGAAATGCTAAACATTCAATGTCTGTATTAACAATTACATCTAATGTAGTCTATGGTAAGAAGACAGGTTCTACTCCTGATGGACGTAAAGCTGGAGAGCCATTTGCTCCAGGTGCGAACCCAATGCATGGACGTGATACTTCTGGTGCAGTTGCATCTTTGAACTCTGTAGCTAAGATACCATATGATTATTGTCAAGATGGTATCTCAAATACTTTCTCTATCGTTCCTAAGGCATTAGGATCTGATGAAGAAGAACAGATTAATAACTTAGTATCTATCTTAGATGGATACTTTGATCAAGATGCTCATCACTTAAACGTTAATGTACTACAACGTGAGACATTATTAGATGCGGTAGAGCATCCAGAGAAGTACCCACAATTAACTATTAGAGTTTCTGGATATGCAGTAAACTTTATTAGATTAACTCCAGAACAACAACAGGAAGTAATCGCAAGAACTTTCCATAAGAGTATGTAATTGAATAGATTTGATTAAAGAATTAGGGGATGAATTATTCATCTCCTAATTTCTTTTATATGTATTTTGTTTTATTAATATTTTATCTAAGTTTTAGGAGATAGTAATATTATGGATAGTTTTATATTCCAAATTTAAAGGCGAAATAGAAAGTGGGGGATTATAATGGCAAAAGGTTGGATTCATTCAGTTGAAAGTTTAGGTACTCAAGATGGACCTGGAATTAGGTATGTTGTCTTTACTCAAGGATGCCCTCTTAGATGTAAATATTGTCACAATCCAGATACTTGGTGTATGACTGATGGTCAAGAGATAGAGGTAGAGGAGTTAATGAGTAAGATATTAAGGTGTAAACCTTTTATTAGTAGGTCTAAGGGAGGGGTGACCATCTCAGGTGGTGAGCCCACTTTACAAATAGATTTTGTATTAGAACTATTAAAGAGATGTAAAGAAGAAGAACTTCACACTGCACTAGATACTTCTGGATATATAGATAAAGATAAATTTGAATCACTATTACCTTATATTGATTTAGTCTTATTAGATATTAAGCATATAGATGATATTGAACATCAAGAGTTGACAGGGGTTAGCAATCAAAAGATTTTAGAGATTTTGAATTTATTAGAAGAGAAAGGTAAAAGTTTTTGGGTTAGGCATGTAGTTGTACCTGGAATCAATGATAAGGTAGAGTATATAGAGAGGTTAACTGAATTATTAGCACCTTTAGATAATTTAGAGAAAGTTGAGTTAATAGCTTATCATGAATTAGGAGTTCATAAGTGGGAGACAATTGGGTTAGATTATCAGTTAAAAGACGTTAAACCTCCTAGTAAGGAGAAGATGGAAGAGTTCAAAGAGATATTTATTCAAAAAGGAATCAATACTGTAATTAAATAGATCTATTTTTATTAGTCAGGCAGCTTATTTAGCTGCCTGACTCTTTTTTGTTATTGGTTACTCATTACTATCTTATCTATCTTGAATATTAAATTGGCATTAGTATTATACTAAAAGAAAATAGTTGATTAGGAGTGGCAAGAATGAAGGTTAAAAGAGTTTTATTATGTCTAATTATAAGCTTAGTTCTCATTCAATTGGTTGGATGTAGTGGAAAGCAAGAAGAAAAGCAAGAAAGTAAAGTTAATGAAAATTATCCTCCAAACTCTTTGATAGATATTAGTATGAGTGTTGAAAAGATTATAACTAAATTAGAAAAAGATTATGAGAAGGTACAAGAAGAGAAGAAGAAAGCAGAGAATAAAAGTTCTGAAAATGATAAATCTACTAAGAAGCAAGAATCTAATAACAATGAAAAGAAGATGAAGAAATTAGAGGATGCTTTAACGAAAAGTTGGAAGAAAGTTAATGAAGAAGTTAAAAGTTTACACCAAAGTTGGAATAGTTATGAAAGTAAAGAGATGATAGATAAGCAGAAGATAAACTCTATAGAAAAAGAATTGAATGATCTAACAGAGATATCCAATGATGAAAAATTACTTGCTACTTTATTGAAGATAAATCAATTTAATCTAGAGATAGCTGATTTATATAGTAATTATAATTCAAAAATAAAAACTCTATTAAAGAAAGTAGAAGCATATACAAGGGATATAATGTATCTTAGTTTTCTAATAGATACTAAAGAGAATACCTCTAAACAAGTAGAAGATATAGATAAAATTAAAGAGATATTACCACAGATAGAGTTTAACTTTGAAAATGATAAGAAGATGAAGAATAAAGTTAAGGAACTGAATAAAGCAGTAGAGGATTTAGAACAAGCAGTTAAAAAACAAATAAAAGAGGTTATTAAGGTTAAGGGAGAGTTGATTTTAAAGAAGGTAAAAGAATTAGAAGAATCTAAATAATATTAAAGGTAGACCAAATGGTCTACCTTTAATATTATTTATTGTATTATGCTCAATACTAAACTACATCATATATTAATTAAGTTATAAATAAATTAAAAGTAAATAACTATAAATTCATATTATAAATAGTGAATTTTTATCCTCTTTATATAATATAAATCAAAGTAGAATAAAATTAAGTCTGTTTAATAGTTATGCCATTTTTTAAGACTGAAGATTAGGAGGGGAATATGGAATATATCTCTAAAGTACTAGAGAAAGTAATAGAAAGAAATCCAAATGAACCAGAATTTCATCAAGCTGTAAAAGAGGTTTTAGAATCTTTAGAGGTAGTTTTGAAGAAGCACCCTGCATATAAAGAAGCTGGTATTTTAGAGAGGATTGTTGAGCCAGAAAGGCAGATTATATTTAGAGTACCGTGGGTAGATGATAGTGGGAATGTACAGGTTAACTGTGGCTTTAGGATTGAATTTAATAGTGCTATTGGACCCTATAAAGGTGGGTTAAGGTTTCATCCATCAGTATATACTGGGATTATTAAGTTCTTAGGGTTTGAACAAATCTTTAAAAATGCCTTAACTGGTCGTCCAATTGGTGGGGGAAAAGGTAGTAGTGACTTTGACCCTAAAGGTAAATCTGATGGTGAAGTTATGAGATTCTGTCAAAGCTTTATGACAGAGCTTTATCGCTATATTGGACCAAGTACTGATGTCCCTGCTGGAGATATTGGTGTTGGTGGTCGTGAAATTGGCTATATGTTTGGATAATATAAGAGAATTAAGAATTCTTTTGATGCAGGGGTTTTGACAGGAAAAGGTTTAAACTGGGGAGGAAGTCTTGGTAGAATAGAAGCTACTGGATATTGATTGGTTTATATAGTAGAAGAGATGCTAAGAGATAAAGGGGAGACTTTTGAAGGTAAGACAGTTGTAGTCTCTGGTTCTGGTAATGTAGCCATTTATGCAATTGAAAAGGTACAGCAATTAGGTGGAAAGGTAGTAGCTGTTAGTGATTCTGGTGGATATATATATGATCCAGAAGGGATTAAACTTGATACAGTCAAAAGGATTAAACTTGATACAGTCAAAAGGATTAAACTTGATACAGTCAAAAGGATTAAAGAGGTAGAAAGCGGTAGGATTAAAGAATATGTTAAAGAGTATCCTGCGGCTGAATTTGTTGCAGATAGTTCTGCAATCTGAACAATAGATTGTGATATTGCATTACCATGTGCTACTCAAAATGAATTAGATGAAAAAGCTGCTAAAGTACTTGTAGAGAATGGTATTATAGTTGTGGGTGAAGGTGCTAATATGCCATGTAATCCAGAAGGTATTGAAATTTTCAAAACTAGTAAAGTAGGATTCATTCCAGCAAAAGCAGCTAATGCTGGGGGTGTTGCTACTTCAGCTCTTGAAATGAGCCAAAATGCTATGTGGGATTCTTGAAGCTTTAAAGAAGTTGACAAACAATTAAAGAATATTATGATTAACATCTACAAAGTTGTAAGTGAAACTGCTAAAGAGTATGGTAGGGAAGGAGATTTAGTAGCAGGGGCTAATATTGCAGGTTTCTTAAAGGTTGCTAATTCTATGATGGATCAAGGGATTGTGTAGAAAATAATCAAAAATATTATTATAAAAGGACAGCTGATAATTCAGCTGTTCTTTTAATTTATTAGTTTACATAACTTACCTTATTTTAACTTTGGTTCAACTTAATAGTTGTCACTAATTATACGGTACTTTTTTAATGTGTTTACTATAAAGGGATTATACTAAAAAGGATATTTTTGTATTTAATAACTCACTGTTGATTTTCTAACATTTTTAAGTTTACGGTTAAATATAGTTTACATTAGTTTAAAAAATGGTTTAATTGATTTTGATACAAAATTTTGGTATTATATTTATATAATTTATTACATAAAAAAACATTTTTAATTAATACATAGATTAATTTGATATTTTGTGAAATAAAAGAAGGTGAAATTATTATAAGTGTATAAGTATATTATGTGTTAAACTTTTTATTAAATATATTTCTTAATAAAAATTATAAAAAGGAGGGAAGATTAAGTTTAATCTGTGTGAGAAATAAAATTATTAATTAGGAGGAAAAAGATGAATAGAAAACAAATTATACTATTAGGTTATGTATTATTATTATTATTGGTTATGGGGTGTCAAAGTGCAACAATTAATACTTATTCTGATCCATCATTTAATAAAAATAAAATTACTAAGGTAGCTGTTTTTCCAATCAGAAATACTAGATTAGCTCCAAGTGAAAGTATGCAGATAAATAGAAAAATAATGCAAGGGATTAATTCCAAGAACCCTTCAATTGAAATAGTTAGTGCCCAAAAAGCTCTTGAAATTTTAAACCAACAAAAGTTAGCAGATGATTGGGCAGATTTCTTAGAAGATTATAGTATAAGTGGATTTCCTAATGGTGAAATTTTGTTTAGAATAGGTGATGCACTGGGAGTAGATGCAATAATTCAAGGTGAAATTGTTAACATGTACCAAGTAGATGGTAGATGGGGTAATAACAGCGGAGAAACACGAGTTACTGTTAGATATACGATGCTAGGGGTTGATTCTGGGAAGACACTTTGGGAAGCATCAAGTGATGGGATAAAAACAACAGCAACTACTTTAGGAAAAGCACCCGCTCTTATTGAAGCAATTAATTTAGCTCAAGATAAAATTATACAAAATTTACCGTTTTAAGGAGTGTTGAATTTGAAGCTCCCATCTTTTCTATTGGCTATTAGAAGAAATAAGATTAGTTCTTATTTTATAGTTAGTTTAATTTGTATTGTCATATCTTTGATTGTTCTAGTTTCGAGTTTAACTAGATATATTTCAGAATCAGAGCTTAGAGCATGGGGGAATCTTTTAGATAATTTTTCAATAATTCAACCAAAAGCAAATATATTATCGTCAAGTATATTAGATAAGTTAGAGAATTATAGTATCATTGAAAGGTATATACCTTTCAATGATACTATAATTAAAATGCCAGGTATTTTAAATTCTGAATATCGTCCTGTATTTGCTTTAAAAATAGAGGATATAGAAGATTTTATAAGTTTTTTTCATGCTGAATTATTAGAAGGAGAATTCCCAAAGAAAGGTTCAAGAGAAATTGCTTTAAGTAAAGATATAGTTGAAGCAAGAAATTTAAAAATTGGTGATTATATAGGTAAAGCTATTGATGAAGATGAATTTTTATGGGGAAGATTCAAAATAAGTGGAATTATTGATGGAAAAATTTCTGTAGGATTAATTTCTTTTGAGTATTGGCAAAGAAGAAGTCCTCAACCATTTTCCTATATTGCTTTTCCTGTTAA
This genomic window contains:
- the pflA gene encoding pyruvate formate-lyase-activating protein; translation: MAKGWIHSVESLGTQDGPGIRYVVFTQGCPLRCKYCHNPDTWCMTDGQEIEVEELMSKILRCKPFISRSKGGVTISGGEPTLQIDFVLELLKRCKEEELHTALDTSGYIDKDKFESLLPYIDLVLLDIKHIDDIEHQELTGVSNQKILEILNLLEEKGKSFWVRHVVVPGINDKVEYIERLTELLAPLDNLEKVELIAYHELGVHKWETIGLDYQLKDVKPPSKEKMEEFKEIFIQKGINTVIK